One Kallotenue papyrolyticum genomic window carries:
- a CDS encoding cytochrome P450 → MDARRVLPGPRLSPLLGRQYQLWRFRRDPLGYVQHLTKRYGALATLDPSHPRLVFVSGAAATRQLLAEAEHVQMLQAHELQRAPLRLTALLWSAPPPLVLPEAALPALTAITLEQVEGLLDRWGIGQVIDVAYVLPRLMRRIVLALLLGPTAPQDAHLEAILDRVGTGDVPPTHAIQALAGLLQRRSAPEWPDTDPAHVLVRAAPGQAATLLWRLITAHERLGLLLGWCLLLLSQHPRVLEEAEHEVEHVFGRQPPALEALAALPRLEHIMRETLRLLPPLALGARITRREVTLAGYRLPAETLLFYSPLGTQRDAAYIAPYHFRPERWRYLEPTPELFHPFGLGPDLWDAAPWAMVAAKLILARVLQRYRLAFAPGARIDWARGPMLQPRTGLPLIIGARHRPLIRRTPSGAIRTLIALP, encoded by the coding sequence ATGGACGCGCGCCGCGTGCTTCCCGGTCCGCGTCTGTCGCCGTTGCTGGGAAGGCAGTACCAGCTGTGGCGCTTTCGTCGCGATCCGCTGGGTTATGTTCAGCATCTCACCAAGCGCTATGGAGCGCTGGCGACCCTCGATCCATCCCATCCGCGTCTGGTCTTTGTCAGTGGCGCAGCGGCTACGCGCCAGCTCCTGGCCGAAGCTGAGCATGTTCAAATGCTGCAGGCCCATGAGCTGCAACGGGCGCCGTTGCGCCTGACAGCGCTGCTCTGGAGCGCACCGCCGCCGCTGGTCCTCCCTGAAGCCGCCCTGCCGGCTCTGACAGCGATCACCCTGGAGCAAGTGGAAGGCCTGCTGGATCGCTGGGGGATTGGCCAGGTGATTGACGTGGCGTATGTGCTGCCGCGCCTGATGCGACGCATCGTACTGGCGCTGCTGCTGGGACCAACCGCGCCACAGGATGCGCACCTTGAGGCGATACTCGACCGGGTCGGTACCGGCGACGTTCCACCAACGCACGCCATACAGGCCCTGGCCGGCCTGCTCCAGCGGCGGTCGGCGCCTGAGTGGCCGGACACGGACCCGGCACACGTCCTGGTGCGGGCCGCACCCGGCCAAGCAGCAACACTGCTCTGGCGATTGATCACGGCGCACGAACGACTGGGGCTGCTTCTAGGGTGGTGTCTGTTGCTGCTTTCGCAGCATCCGCGTGTGCTGGAGGAGGCCGAGCACGAGGTTGAACACGTCTTTGGCCGACAGCCGCCCGCGCTGGAGGCACTCGCAGCGCTACCCAGGCTAGAGCATATCATGCGCGAAACGCTCCGCCTCCTACCCCCACTGGCCCTGGGCGCGCGCATCACGCGCCGGGAGGTAACGCTGGCCGGGTACCGCCTCCCCGCCGAAACGCTGCTGTTCTATAGCCCTCTAGGAACGCAGCGCGACGCAGCCTACATCGCGCCATACCACTTTCGGCCCGAACGCTGGCGCTATCTAGAGCCCACGCCGGAGTTGTTCCATCCCTTTGGCCTCGGCCCCGACCTGTGGGACGCTGCGCCGTGGGCGATGGTGGCGGCCAAACTCATTCTGGCGCGCGTGCTCCAACGCTACCGGCTGGCCTTTGCGCCAGGCGCGCGCATCGACTGGGCGCGCGGGCCCATGCTACAACCCCGCACCGGCCTACCGCTGATCATCGGCGCACGCCACCGACCGTTGATCCGCCGCACACCGAGCGGCGCGATCCGCACGCTGATCGCCCTGCCGTGA
- a CDS encoding MOSC domain-containing protein, producing the protein MPAHIFSIQRSDGGVPKLPVREAEVTFTGLVGDRQRDRRYHGGPERALCLYSLELILQLQAEGHPIYPGSTGENLTIAGLEWAQLAPGICLALGPVVAQITSYTVPCHNIRESFIDHQFTRIAHKLHPGMSRLYARVLQPGRLRVGDAVRIVPAPEVREADETLRF; encoded by the coding sequence ATGCCAGCACATATCTTTTCGATCCAGCGCTCCGATGGCGGCGTTCCCAAGTTGCCGGTACGCGAAGCCGAGGTGACGTTCACCGGGCTGGTAGGCGACCGCCAGCGCGATCGGCGCTACCATGGCGGGCCGGAGCGCGCGCTGTGCCTGTACTCGCTGGAGCTGATCCTGCAGTTGCAGGCCGAGGGGCATCCGATCTATCCCGGATCCACCGGCGAGAACCTGACCATTGCCGGGCTGGAATGGGCGCAGCTCGCGCCGGGTATCTGCCTGGCGCTGGGGCCGGTGGTGGCGCAGATCACCAGCTATACGGTGCCCTGCCACAACATCCGCGAGTCGTTCATCGATCACCAGTTTACGCGCATTGCCCACAAGCTCCATCCGGGCATGAGCCGACTGTATGCCCGCGTGCTGCAGCCGGGACGGTTGCGGGTCGGCGACGCGGTGCGCATCGTGCCCGCGCCGGAGGTGCGTGAGGCGGATGAGACTCTGCGCTTCTGA
- a CDS encoding NUDIX hydrolase, producing MNRRPSRSQPRQVAHSAGGVIYRREGPTIYVALIATGGGTRWGLPKGHVFEGETPAAAAQREIEEETGLRGSVLRPLETIEYWFHAGRARIHKFVDLFLLRYEGGTIVPQEAEVDDARWFPLDEAIARATFPRERAVLKRVRAMAEAGELP from the coding sequence GTGAATCGGCGTCCGTCCCGCAGCCAGCCGCGACAGGTGGCCCACTCGGCCGGGGGCGTGATCTACCGCCGCGAAGGGCCGACGATCTATGTCGCGCTGATCGCTACCGGCGGTGGGACGCGCTGGGGATTGCCCAAGGGCCACGTCTTCGAGGGCGAGACGCCGGCCGCGGCAGCGCAGCGCGAGATCGAGGAAGAGACCGGGCTGCGCGGCAGTGTGCTGCGTCCGTTGGAGACGATCGAATACTGGTTCCATGCCGGGCGCGCGCGCATTCACAAGTTTGTCGATCTGTTCCTGCTGCGTTACGAGGGTGGTACGATCGTGCCACAGGAGGCTGAAGTGGATGACGCGCGCTGGTTTCCGCTCGATGAAGCGATCGCGCGGGCGACCTTTCCGCGCGAACGTGCCGTGCTCAAGCGCGTGCGCGCAATGGCCGAAGCCGGTGAGTTGCCCTAG
- a CDS encoding inorganic diphosphatase, with amino-acid sequence MPPLHLWHEVEPGPEAPEVINVIVEIPRGSRNKYEYDKKVGAIKLDRVLSASVFYPGDYGFIPQTYYEDGDPLDVLVVINTPTFPGCVVEARPIGIFHLVDKGEPDDKILAVPQFDPFFADVREYTDLPAHFLKEVTHFFKVYKDLEGVTTEARGWEGAAVAKERIRHAIDLYWDMRAGRLGRKE; translated from the coding sequence ATGCCACCGTTACATCTTTGGCACGAAGTCGAGCCCGGGCCGGAAGCGCCCGAAGTGATCAACGTGATCGTTGAGATCCCGCGTGGCTCGCGCAACAAGTACGAGTACGACAAAAAAGTAGGGGCGATCAAGCTGGATCGCGTGCTCTCCGCCTCGGTCTTCTATCCCGGCGATTACGGCTTTATTCCACAGACCTACTACGAAGACGGCGATCCGCTGGACGTGCTGGTGGTGATCAACACGCCCACCTTTCCCGGCTGTGTGGTCGAAGCGCGGCCGATCGGGATCTTCCATCTGGTGGACAAGGGCGAGCCCGACGACAAGATCTTGGCGGTGCCGCAGTTCGATCCCTTTTTCGCCGATGTGCGCGAATACACCGATCTGCCCGCCCATTTCTTGAAAGAGGTGACGCACTTCTTCAAAGTCTACAAGGACCTGGAGGGCGTCACCACCGAGGCGCGTGGGTGGGAGGGCGCAGCCGTGGCCAAGGAGCGCATCCGCCACGCCATCGATCTCTACTGGGATATGCGCGCCGGGCGTCTGGGACGCAAGGAGTAG
- a CDS encoding CBS domain-containing protein, with product MRIAEIMTREVQTVAPDSDLVTVAQYMKSLNVGVIPVVEEGRLLGVITDRDIVIRAIAEGRDPVNARARDHMTPDPTTVAPDDDVQRAAEIMAREQIRRLPVVEHGTLVGIVSLGDVAVDSGREQMTGQTLEEISTPSRPRTAEGA from the coding sequence ATGCGAATTGCCGAGATCATGACGCGCGAGGTACAGACCGTTGCCCCCGACAGCGACCTGGTGACGGTGGCACAGTACATGAAAAGCCTGAACGTCGGCGTGATACCGGTGGTTGAGGAAGGGCGCCTGCTGGGCGTGATCACTGACCGCGACATTGTTATTCGGGCGATCGCCGAGGGGCGCGACCCGGTCAACGCCCGTGCGCGCGACCACATGACGCCCGATCCGACCACGGTGGCGCCCGACGACGACGTGCAGCGTGCGGCGGAGATCATGGCCCGCGAACAGATTCGCCGCCTGCCGGTTGTGGAACATGGTACACTTGTGGGCATCGTCTCACTGGGCGATGTGGCGGTGGACAGCGGGCGCGAGCAGATGACCGGCCAAACCCTGGAAGAGATCTCGACGCCGTCGCGTCCCCGTACCGCCGAAGGCGCATGA
- a CDS encoding helix-hairpin-helix domain-containing protein — protein MTNREIAAVLFNISKLLSLRHDNPYRIRAYRRAARRVLRAPHALAERARRGEPLGIAGLGRRLTRTISQLALQGRCDVYDELLGELPAAEQRLLRIPGIGPTLAQRIVRDFKTTDADELMRRAASAGLQRVWGIGPRRAATIVAHLQQPPAPPEAHPFVRDGNIIYVQESFWHEERQRREAA, from the coding sequence ATGACCAATCGCGAGATCGCCGCCGTGTTGTTCAACATATCAAAGCTGCTCAGCCTGCGCCACGACAATCCCTACCGCATTCGTGCCTACCGTCGCGCAGCGCGGCGCGTGTTGCGCGCACCGCACGCTCTTGCCGAACGCGCGCGCCGGGGCGAGCCACTGGGCATTGCCGGGCTGGGACGGCGCCTGACGCGCACGATCAGCCAGTTAGCGCTGCAGGGGCGCTGCGATGTGTACGACGAACTCCTGGGCGAACTGCCCGCCGCCGAGCAGCGCCTGCTGCGCATACCGGGCATCGGGCCGACGCTGGCGCAGCGCATTGTGCGCGATTTCAAAACCACCGACGCCGACGAGCTGATGCGCCGGGCGGCCAGCGCCGGCCTGCAACGCGTCTGGGGCATCGGGCCACGCCGCGCTGCTACGATCGTCGCCCATCTGCAACAGCCACCCGCTCCGCCCGAGGCGCACCCCTTCGTGCGCGACGGCAACATCATCTACGTCCAGGAGAGCTTCTGGCATGAAGAACGGCAGCGCCGCGAAGCCGCGTAG
- a CDS encoding DEAD/DEAH box helicase, translated as MKNGSAAKPRRFWVPMEVEQTALDDLLDALEEAPDALLDATLHSAAPDDAPADEALQGGYRARCAFEPRPYQQAALERWLAHDGRGVVVLPTGAGKTVVALMAIARLKLRTLIVVPTIELLHQWRAALIERLGVAPRHVGIVGDGRKEWRPITVITYASAVLPQTALRDIGLLICDEAHHLPSPAYATIATRANAPYRLGLSATPERSDGLTERLYQLLGPPVYRRTPAELSAEGHIAAYVERRIFVSLSEEEALRYEALMGEWRWLIGSKRYALARGGDLFGELIRRAASDPRARRALQAHHQARMIALNAAAKLHEVERLLEQHRGDRVIVFSEYNALVDALAQRLALPAITYRTPAAERKAILDAFRQGRYSKLVTGRVLNEGVDVPDANVAIVVSGSSTTREYIQRLGRVLRPKDSTALLYEIITRQTSEVRAARKRRPASSDSEPST; from the coding sequence ATGAAGAACGGCAGCGCCGCGAAGCCGCGTAGATTCTGGGTACCGATGGAGGTCGAGCAGACGGCGCTCGACGATCTGCTCGACGCGCTGGAGGAGGCGCCCGACGCGTTGCTGGACGCGACGCTCCATAGCGCAGCACCGGACGACGCTCCCGCCGATGAGGCGCTGCAGGGCGGGTATCGCGCGCGCTGCGCCTTCGAGCCGCGGCCGTACCAGCAGGCTGCGCTTGAACGCTGGCTGGCGCACGATGGACGGGGCGTGGTCGTGCTGCCGACCGGCGCGGGCAAGACGGTGGTGGCGCTGATGGCCATCGCGCGCCTCAAACTGCGCACGCTGATCGTGGTGCCGACGATCGAGCTGCTACACCAGTGGCGGGCCGCGCTGATCGAACGCCTGGGCGTGGCACCGCGCCATGTCGGGATCGTCGGCGATGGCCGCAAAGAATGGCGTCCGATCACGGTGATCACCTATGCCTCGGCAGTGCTGCCGCAGACCGCGCTGCGTGACATCGGGCTGCTGATCTGCGACGAGGCGCACCATCTGCCGTCGCCGGCCTACGCCACGATCGCCACCCGCGCCAACGCGCCCTACCGTCTGGGACTCAGCGCGACGCCGGAGCGCAGTGATGGCTTGACCGAGCGGCTGTACCAGTTGCTGGGGCCACCGGTCTATCGCCGCACGCCCGCCGAGCTCAGCGCCGAGGGCCACATCGCCGCATACGTCGAGCGCCGCATCTTTGTTTCGCTCTCCGAAGAGGAAGCCCTGCGCTACGAAGCGTTGATGGGCGAGTGGCGCTGGCTGATCGGCAGCAAACGCTACGCGCTGGCGCGTGGCGGCGATCTCTTCGGCGAGCTGATCCGGCGCGCCGCGAGCGATCCGCGCGCGCGGCGCGCGCTGCAGGCGCACCACCAGGCGCGCATGATCGCACTCAACGCCGCAGCCAAGCTGCACGAGGTTGAACGCCTGCTGGAGCAGCACCGCGGCGATCGGGTGATCGTCTTTTCCGAGTACAACGCGCTGGTGGATGCGCTCGCGCAGCGCCTGGCGCTGCCGGCGATTACCTACCGCACGCCGGCAGCCGAACGCAAGGCGATCCTGGATGCCTTTCGCCAGGGGCGCTACAGCAAGCTGGTCACCGGGCGCGTGCTCAACGAAGGTGTGGACGTGCCCGACGCCAACGTCGCGATTGTGGTCAGTGGCTCTAGCACCACGCGCGAGTACATCCAGCGCCTGGGCCGCGTGCTGCGGCCCAAAGACAGCACCGCGCTGCTCTACGAGATCATCACGCGCCAGACCAGCGAAGTGCGCGCCGCGCGCAAGCGGCGGCCAGCCTCGTCCGATAGCGAGCCGTCCACCTGA
- a CDS encoding DUF790 family protein encodes MAFALSDFKKTSRKAGGKRTLYPHQLKDDRYLAAISYAIDYYERMVGRARHELQAETLLEFFGDPRLARGIVACLSRYYVWHQPTIDEVVDAQTCTAMRRLGLDHPIALRAHLYRYVNENHGGFLPSVGRATALEALCADLPLDRHTFETLLTLDAPANAVLVKIAGTPTPREIVQLYNYHSIETALCAASTLRLTLGGPIWSGLRTVHNLSRRYGLRYSVEYGSDGLLAGTVTILWPGQRDALGSYRRHGRRLAQALLRLVQAHPDAPLAGAATVHLQGQVYNYTLNAATFKTLGAQLQRSPSEEAWEPAVASHLLLDWNRAFLRGETGGWRLRRDPEPLITERGLIVPEFVALRGQQRASIVLADSRTAAEALIEPLRALNGRARVLVAVEAQWAGLLSALPVIVVPYAERPAARLLAGALPSPNDAAPAGESRWQHLQRLLEQEGFVDETRLAALLECTPAQLAARLQGWRSERASYLPGIGLCTPETVQELRELLQSGALRQAA; translated from the coding sequence ATGGCGTTTGCACTCAGCGATTTCAAGAAGACCAGCCGCAAGGCAGGCGGCAAGCGCACCCTCTACCCCCACCAGCTCAAGGACGATCGCTACCTGGCGGCGATCAGCTACGCGATCGATTACTACGAGCGCATGGTGGGCCGCGCGCGCCATGAGCTGCAGGCCGAGACCCTGCTCGAGTTCTTCGGCGATCCGCGCTTGGCACGCGGCATCGTGGCCTGCCTGAGCCGCTATTATGTCTGGCACCAGCCGACGATCGACGAGGTCGTCGATGCCCAAACCTGCACGGCGATGCGCCGACTGGGGCTCGACCACCCGATCGCCCTGCGCGCCCACCTCTATCGTTATGTCAATGAAAACCACGGCGGCTTTCTGCCGAGCGTGGGCCGCGCCACAGCCCTCGAAGCGCTCTGCGCCGATCTACCGCTCGATCGTCACACCTTCGAGACGCTGCTGACGCTGGACGCGCCCGCCAACGCGGTGCTGGTCAAAATCGCCGGGACACCCACGCCGCGCGAGATCGTGCAGTTGTACAACTACCACTCGATTGAAACGGCCCTATGCGCGGCCTCAACGCTGCGGCTGACGCTAGGCGGCCCGATCTGGAGCGGGTTGCGCACCGTGCACAACCTGTCGCGGCGCTACGGCCTGCGCTACAGCGTCGAATACGGCAGCGACGGTCTGCTCGCCGGCACAGTGACGATCCTCTGGCCCGGCCAGCGCGACGCGCTGGGCAGCTACCGGCGGCATGGGCGGCGCCTGGCGCAGGCGCTGCTGCGGCTGGTGCAGGCCCATCCCGACGCGCCGCTCGCCGGCGCAGCCACCGTGCATCTCCAGGGTCAGGTGTACAACTACACGCTGAACGCGGCCACCTTCAAAACACTGGGCGCGCAGCTCCAGCGCAGCCCTTCCGAGGAGGCCTGGGAGCCTGCTGTTGCCAGCCATCTGCTGCTCGACTGGAATCGCGCCTTTCTGCGCGGTGAGACCGGTGGCTGGCGGCTGCGGCGCGACCCCGAACCGCTGATCACCGAACGCGGCCTGATCGTGCCGGAGTTTGTCGCGCTGCGTGGTCAACAGCGCGCCTCCATCGTGCTGGCCGACAGCCGCACCGCGGCGGAAGCGTTGATCGAGCCGCTGCGCGCGCTCAATGGCCGTGCGCGGGTGCTGGTGGCGGTTGAAGCGCAGTGGGCCGGCCTGCTGTCAGCGCTGCCGGTGATCGTCGTGCCGTACGCCGAGCGCCCCGCAGCGCGTCTGCTGGCGGGGGCGCTGCCCAGCCCAAACGACGCCGCGCCCGCTGGCGAGAGCCGCTGGCAACATCTGCAGCGTCTCCTGGAACAGGAGGGTTTTGTCGATGAAACACGGCTGGCAGCGCTGCTGGAGTGCACGCCCGCACAGCTGGCGGCCAGGTTGCAAGGCTGGCGCAGCGAGCGGGCCAGCTACCTGCCTGGCATCGGCCTGTGCACACCCGAAACCGTGCAGGAGCTTCGCGAGCTGCTCCAGAGCGGCGCACTGCGCCAGGCGGCCTGA
- a CDS encoding dihydrodipicolinate synthase family protein → MQELHGVFVAAVTPFDARGVFQPAWQADHFAWLQEQGVDGVLVAGTNGEGPSLSIEERRAVIDAAVKHRGRLRLIAGTGTPSLSETIALSRYACEAGVDAVLIVPPYYFRDVPTAGLVRYYRAVCDALPAHGRMLFYHIPRVSGVPIDHELIAEVRRSHPQQCYGIKDTGGDAEATARLVQAFPALHVLGGSDHLMAANLQAGVRGQISGLANAFPELFVALWQAYRDGEPVIQFQQQIAAIQSVVKRYPLHAATKALAAWRAGLSPINVKPPLLELEPEQRALLHRAIAELGML, encoded by the coding sequence ATGCAAGAGCTACACGGTGTTTTTGTTGCCGCGGTCACGCCCTTTGATGCGCGCGGCGTCTTCCAACCGGCCTGGCAGGCCGACCATTTCGCCTGGCTCCAGGAGCAGGGCGTGGACGGAGTGCTGGTTGCCGGCACCAACGGTGAGGGACCCAGCCTGAGCATCGAGGAGCGGCGCGCGGTGATCGACGCCGCGGTCAAACATCGCGGGCGCTTGCGGCTGATCGCCGGCACGGGCACGCCCAGCCTGAGCGAAACGATCGCCCTGAGCCGCTATGCCTGCGAGGCCGGCGTCGATGCGGTGCTGATCGTTCCGCCCTACTACTTCCGCGACGTGCCGACTGCCGGCCTGGTGCGCTACTACCGAGCCGTGTGCGACGCATTGCCCGCGCACGGGCGGATGCTGTTCTATCACATTCCCCGCGTCAGCGGCGTACCGATCGACCATGAGCTGATCGCCGAGGTACGGCGCAGCCACCCACAGCAGTGCTACGGCATCAAGGACACCGGCGGCGATGCCGAGGCCACCGCCCGGCTGGTCCAGGCGTTTCCGGCGCTGCATGTGCTGGGCGGCAGCGACCATCTGATGGCCGCCAACCTGCAGGCCGGCGTGCGGGGCCAGATCTCCGGCCTGGCCAATGCCTTTCCAGAGCTGTTCGTGGCGCTGTGGCAGGCCTACCGCGACGGCGAACCGGTCATCCAATTTCAGCAGCAGATCGCGGCGATCCAGAGCGTAGTCAAGCGCTATCCGCTGCATGCCGCTACCAAGGCTTTGGCCGCCTGGCGCGCCGGACTGTCGCCGATCAACGTCAAGCCACCGCTGCTGGAGCTGGAACCCGAGCAGCGCGCGCTGTTGCATCGCGCGATCGCCGAGCTTGGCATGCTATGA
- a CDS encoding GNAT family N-acetyltransferase, which produces MNRRRRDLEAATTFLQRDTQANRELLLALRYASVVELHLAQTRDEVRGVLVRGPGPLSGTADWVRLDALDAAAVRQLWSALEQPERFTISIHRPWIAAQLQHEANLQPTGQGVLGYVLDQTTLRPYTTPGLRRLTPADLELIARSRCGWSRGYARYLFNQGRQPWAIVRDGVIVCRASSGYPCVDSEEVVGVWTHPAWRGQGLARALVSAVAADILTRYRYACYTTTYDNRASQAVARAVGFRPTFDAVSWRVPPGPDPQ; this is translated from the coding sequence ATGAACCGTCGCCGGCGCGACCTCGAGGCGGCCACAACCTTTTTGCAGCGCGACACGCAGGCCAATCGCGAGCTGCTGCTGGCGTTGCGCTATGCATCAGTCGTGGAGCTGCACCTGGCGCAGACGCGCGACGAGGTGCGCGGGGTGTTGGTGCGCGGGCCAGGACCGCTCAGCGGCACCGCCGACTGGGTACGCCTCGACGCACTGGATGCTGCAGCGGTTCGGCAGCTCTGGAGTGCGCTGGAGCAACCTGAACGCTTCACGATCTCGATCCACCGCCCCTGGATCGCCGCCCAGTTGCAGCACGAAGCCAACCTCCAGCCCACCGGCCAGGGCGTGCTGGGCTACGTGCTCGACCAGACCACCCTGCGCCCGTACACCACGCCTGGGCTGCGCCGCCTGACGCCCGCCGATCTGGAGCTAATCGCGCGTAGTCGCTGCGGCTGGAGTCGCGGCTACGCGCGCTACCTCTTCAATCAGGGACGCCAGCCCTGGGCCATCGTGCGCGATGGTGTGATCGTCTGTCGCGCCTCCAGCGGCTACCCCTGCGTCGACAGTGAAGAGGTGGTCGGCGTGTGGACGCATCCCGCCTGGCGCGGGCAGGGCCTGGCCCGCGCGCTGGTCAGCGCCGTTGCCGCCGATATCCTGACGCGCTACCGCTACGCCTGCTACACCACCACCTACGACAACCGCGCCTCGCAGGCCGTGGCGCGCGCCGTCGGCTTCCGGCCAACCTTCGATGCCGTTTCCTGGCGTGTACCACCAGGCCCTGATCCGCAGTAG
- a CDS encoding GAF domain-containing protein, producing the protein MALRPRRPLRSVCHRRWLLRSYQQLTAWLAAIATANDAAEAAQAAAGGLRLLFPQCDGAIVLEQPPLDLELRPGQVSSAVRAMLRHRPPGAQAELRLLPGEQGMLTLLVAPIEANGQRLGAIGLARSESRRWSAEEHRLVEDLAHLLGQSLHSHHLRRTLQSHEQELAAVVATAVAISAPLELDATLHAIVERATHLAQAAGGSLYLYDEARGDLEIVISYRLSRDHRGQRLPLGEGVAGRAAQSGQVLHIVDYPHWPGRAPHFSDVPYYTVLAVPLLRDGRALGVIDLVHTEPGRSFSPREIAIVELLAAQASVALTNARLYQAARESDRLKTEFISTVSHELRTPMGAILGYSELLLSGLYGQMEAHLYEPLTRIKANADRLLQLINQMLDLSRIEAGRLHLHIGPFQPRELIAACRQAIAADAAARGLRLETSVAADVPQIVLGDVGRLQQMLLCLCSNSLKFTTSGMIALRCAITPGATPLLLLSVEDTGSGIAPEQLPHIWESFRQGDGSLARPAQGAGLGLALVQRLARLMGGDVTVQSAPGMGSTFTIRVPLRLPEREDSL; encoded by the coding sequence ATGGCGCTGCGTCCGCGCCGACCCCTTCGGTCGGTTTGTCACCGCCGTTGGCTGCTGCGCAGCTACCAACAATTGACCGCCTGGCTGGCGGCGATCGCTACGGCGAACGATGCTGCTGAAGCTGCACAGGCCGCCGCCGGTGGCCTGCGGCTACTGTTTCCGCAGTGCGATGGCGCGATCGTGCTGGAGCAGCCCCCACTCGACCTTGAGCTACGTCCCGGCCAGGTCAGCAGCGCAGTGCGTGCCATGCTCCGCCACCGGCCACCCGGTGCCCAGGCCGAGCTGCGGCTGCTGCCCGGCGAGCAGGGCATGCTCACGCTGCTGGTCGCGCCGATCGAGGCCAATGGGCAGCGCCTAGGGGCGATCGGCCTGGCGCGCAGCGAAAGCCGGCGCTGGTCCGCCGAGGAGCACCGGCTGGTCGAAGACCTGGCCCACCTGCTGGGCCAGAGCCTGCACAGCCACCACCTGCGCCGAACGCTCCAGAGCCATGAGCAGGAGCTAGCCGCCGTGGTCGCCACCGCCGTGGCGATCTCCGCGCCGCTGGAGCTGGATGCGACCCTCCACGCCATCGTAGAGCGCGCCACCCACCTGGCGCAGGCCGCCGGCGGCAGCCTCTACCTCTACGACGAAGCGCGCGGCGATCTGGAGATCGTCATCAGCTACCGCCTATCGCGCGATCACCGTGGGCAACGCCTGCCGCTGGGCGAGGGCGTTGCCGGCCGCGCCGCACAGAGCGGGCAGGTGCTGCACATCGTCGACTACCCCCACTGGCCGGGACGCGCCCCCCACTTCAGCGATGTGCCCTACTACACGGTGCTGGCCGTGCCGCTGCTGCGAGATGGGCGGGCATTGGGGGTGATCGATCTGGTGCATACCGAGCCGGGACGCAGCTTCAGCCCACGGGAGATCGCCATTGTCGAACTGCTGGCCGCCCAGGCGAGCGTCGCGCTCACCAATGCGCGCCTCTACCAGGCCGCACGCGAGTCGGACCGGCTCAAGACCGAATTCATCTCGACGGTCAGTCATGAGCTGCGCACACCCATGGGCGCGATCCTGGGCTACAGCGAGCTGTTGCTGAGCGGCCTGTACGGCCAGATGGAGGCGCACCTCTACGAACCGCTCACGCGCATCAAAGCCAACGCCGACCGACTGCTGCAGTTGATCAACCAGATGCTGGACCTGTCACGCATCGAAGCGGGACGCCTGCACCTGCACATTGGCCCCTTCCAGCCACGCGAGCTGATCGCAGCCTGCCGACAGGCGATCGCCGCCGACGCCGCCGCCAGAGGGCTGCGCCTGGAGACATCCGTCGCCGCCGATGTGCCGCAGATCGTGCTCGGCGATGTGGGCAGGCTGCAGCAGATGCTGTTATGTCTGTGCAGCAACAGCCTCAAATTTACCACCAGCGGCATGATCGCCCTGCGCTGCGCGATCACGCCGGGCGCCACCCCCCTGCTGCTGCTGAGCGTTGAAGATACCGGCAGCGGCATTGCCCCCGAGCAGCTCCCCCACATCTGGGAATCGTTCCGCCAGGGCGATGGCAGCCTGGCGCGCCCTGCCCAAGGCGCCGGGTTGGGCCTGGCACTGGTGCAGCGTCTGGCGCGGCTGATGGGCGGCGATGTCACGGTACAGAGCGCGCCGGGCATGGGCAGCACCTTCACCATCCGCGTGCCGTTGCGCCTGCCGGAGCGCGAAGATTCTCTTTAG